GCCAGGTGGCGATACTCACGGCTTTCTGATCAGTTCGGTGTTCAGACATTAGAGTTACCTGAAGCGAGGGTCATATATCCCCTTGATTGCCTTAAAAACGGCATTAATGGCACCGATCCCTGGAATCTGTACGTGAAGGCGGTGGCCACGCCGATGCAAACCGCGCGCACCCAAGGCCGCGGCTTGGCCGACGCAGAAACCGGCCCATGGCCCTATCATAACCGGTGCGCCGCCGTGCCGTCGGCCCCCGGTGGGCGCACGGGCCGCACCAGCGGCGCCCGTCCCCGAGCCGTCGTCCGACCGTCGGTTTCCCGTCACCCTCCCGTCACCCTCCCGTCACCCTCCCGACTTCCCCACGAGGCGGGAAGACCGCGCGGGGCAGGCGCGGCCCCCGGGGGCGGCCCTCGTGACGACGGGCGCACCTGCCGATGATCAGAAGGGATGGCCAAGGTCCAGGCGAGTGTGGCGGCGGGCGGGCTGAGCGGCAGCAGCGGGCCGTGCGTGTTCGTGCGCCGGCGCGACGGGTCGGTGGTGCTGCGCGAGAGGGTCGACCCGCGCGACCCGCGCACGGCGGCGCAACTGGCGGCGCGGGAGGCGATGCGCCGGGCCAGCGCGGCCTTCGCCGCCCTCGACCCCGCCCAGATGCAGGCGTGGCTCGACTACGCCCGGCTCCAGGCCGAGGCGGACTGGGCGCAAGGGGGCCGGGCGCAGCCGAACGCGCTGAACGCCTACCGCCGCCTGGCCCTCAAGGCCCTGCAGGTCGACCCATTGGCGGCCCTGCCCACGCTGCCCCCGTCCGCCCCCTTTGGCGGCGACGCGGTGACGTTCGCGGTCGGCGCGACCGGCGTCGGCGTCGTCTTCACCGCCAGCGGGCCCGACGCGCCGGGCGTGGTCACCGAGCTCCTTGTCCAGCCGCTGCGCCTGGCGGTCTCGCCCGTCGACCCGGCGAAGTACCGCAGCCGCGGGTTCGTCGCCTTCGCCTCGGCCGGAGAAGAGGCGCTCGCCCCGGTGCGGGCCGGCTGGGTCGCCCCGGCGGTGCGGTTCGTGCGCGCCGCGACGGGGCAGGTGTCGCCGCTCCTCGCCTTCGCGCCCGTCCGGGTGGGGTGAGGGGTCCCGGTAGAATGGCAGACCTGGCTACCGGTCAGAAGGCCGACAAAGACTTTGCCATGTTTTCGGGCCCAAGGGAACTCTCCAGCATGTGGTCAGTTGAATTAGGGTGGACAAAGAGCCAATGACGACGAAGCCCATCAAGTTGGCACGGGCCCCCATTGTCGAGGCAGTTGTCGATTTTAACTGTGAGCTTGACCCGGACTTCTCGCTCGCCTCGGTCCAAGGTGAGGCGTTGAGGACGTTTTCAGCCTCATACCCCACGGAAGAAAGGCAATGGGTGCAGGAGTTTCGTGTCCAGAAAGACCCGGACGGCACGAGCCACAGTAGCTCGGCGGCCCTCAATGCCTTGCAGTACCGGTCTCACGACGGCAAACAGATCGTCCAGGTCCGTAGGCAAGGCTTCGCGTTCAATCGCTTGGCACCCTACGAATCGCTTGACGCTTACCTGCCTGAAATGAAGTCGCGATGGGAAGATTACCAGTCCATGATCAATGTTGTGATCGTGAGACAGGTCGCCTTAAGGTACATTAACCACATCGTTTTACCCATTACAGGCGACACGTGGGAGACCAGTGACTATTTCAAAGTCTCGAGCAGCAATGTTTGGGGCGACACCGTGCTCATCACCGACTTTCTGTCTCGTTATGCCGGGAGCAGTTCGAAGTATCAGGCCCGGTGCCAAGTCTCACTTGCGCCGCTGACGCCTCAGGGCGTGGTCCTCGATATTGGGGTCGTGAGCGACGTCAGCCTTGAACCGACGCAATGGCCACAACTGCTTGAGACCATCCAAACTCTGCGTAGCTTCAAGAACGAACTCTTTATGGGGGCCATGACCGACAAATGCTTGCAGTTGTTCCAATGACACTTCTGGCGCTTAAGGATTCACCACACAAGTTTGGCCCGTCGGGCTTTTCTGAGGCGGCACTTGCCATGGAGTCTCGACTCAGAGGCCCCAGTTCGAGTAGCGACTTCTCCAGCGTGTCCAGCACAAGAGACAACGTCCTCAACACCGGTTTAGTGGAAGCGGTGGCTGATTCGGCAATTGCCATCGACGAGCAGACTGTCCGCCTTGCCAATCAGATACTCAATTCACTGCCGTCGAATGTCATGGAACCCGAGTTCGTCATTGAGGACGACGGTGCGGTCGCTTTGGACTGGACACTGGGGAGGTTGCAGGCGATTTCCGTGAGCATTTACGGGAACGGCCGCATCGGCTACGCATGGCTTAACGGCACTTCGAGCGGGCACGCCGTCACCAAGATCACCGGCGACAGGATTCCTGAGACAGTCCTGCAGCAAATCCGGGAGGTAGCGGGAGCCAGTGTTACCCTCCGGAATGCCTGATGTCGTCGCTGACGACGAGCACCTCGCCCGGTTCGTTGCCGAGAGCAACAAGCGTAACCAAGAAGGAGCGACGTGGAGGGCGTTTGTGCCGCCTGCTTCGGGAGAATTGTCCACGGCCAGATGTGGCTCCGACATGGTCGAGCTTAAACGACTCGCCATTGTCTATCTCGGCCATCATGACACTTTGGGGGCGGCAATCTTCTCGGCAGGCTCAGTCCGCGGTTGCCGTCTTACACCGATAGCGAGCGAGCCACCGGATAAGCATTGCAACATTTGTGGATGGCCAAACGACGCCGACAGTGCGGTTCAAAAGGAGAAGCGTAAGGAATTGGCGATGAAGCTCCGTTCTACGGTTCTCCAATGGACACCGTTCGGTTAGGCGTGTTTATGGGCTTCGAGCGTCGGTCACGGCCTCGGTGACACCGACCCCCTTGGCCCGCGCCAGATCGACGGCCAACTTGTAGGCACGCTCATTCTTGATATTGAGCACCATGGAGGAAATCTAT
This is a stretch of genomic DNA from Fimbriimonadaceae bacterium. It encodes these proteins:
- a CDS encoding type II toxin-antitoxin system VapB family antitoxin, yielding MVLNIKNERAYKLAVDLARAKGVGVTEAVTDARSP
- a CDS encoding TIGR04255 family protein; its protein translation is MTTKPIKLARAPIVEAVVDFNCELDPDFSLASVQGEALRTFSASYPTEERQWVQEFRVQKDPDGTSHSSSAALNALQYRSHDGKQIVQVRRQGFAFNRLAPYESLDAYLPEMKSRWEDYQSMINVVIVRQVALRYINHIVLPITGDTWETSDYFKVSSSNVWGDTVLITDFLSRYAGSSSKYQARCQVSLAPLTPQGVVLDIGVVSDVSLEPTQWPQLLETIQTLRSFKNELFMGAMTDKCLQLFQ